The Paenibacillus polymyxa M1 DNA segment CAAGTGATACCAACCTCGGTAACCCGTGATTATCCCCATTATAAAAAAGCTTCACTGACATCTGCTGTCAGTGAAGCTTTTAGCGCTGATAATATTCTACTAACTCCGACGCAACAGCAACTAGTTTTTCCTTCAAGCTCTGTGGTTCGATGACTTGAATGGATTTCCCATAGGGTAGGAGTAAATAAGGGACATATGTATGAAGTGATTTTTCCTCAAGCAAAAAGATGGCTTGGTTAGCGGTTCGTTCTTTCAGATGATGCCCCAAAAACCAATGCAGACATAAGTCATCCAATGCCTCTGACTTGCCTTCGATCATTAAAGAAATTAAACCGTCCTTGCCCACTAAATCAGGTAACAGATTTTGCATAAAAAATTCACGAGCCGAAAAAGCCTCAGGCCGCTTAAATAGGCTTGGAGTACGCTTAATCTGTAGAATCCGATCTGCCCGAAAGCTACGGATCTCATTCCTTAGGTGACAAAATGCAACAGTATACCATTTGTTGTTCCAGTAAACCATTCCGTAGGGGTCTATCACCCTATTCTTGGGTTGTTCTTCATGGCTTGTGCGATAATCCATTTCAACAGAGAATTCGTTGGCTACAGCCTGCTCCAATTCTGCCAATATCGGCTGTAGAGAAGGATCTCCCATGCGATTTATCACTTCAAATCCGGCTAAATGACGGCTAAGTATACTTTCCTGCTCTTGATTCGAATACTTTTTCAATTTTGACGTCGCATTGCTTAATGCCTCACTCAAAGGGTATCCAGCTTCCTTTGCAAAAACAGCAGCATGAAGGAGCGCCTTTTTTTCCTCCATATCAAATAGTAAAGGTGCTCTAATAAAATTATTCAGCAAGCGATACCCGCCATGATGGCCCGTGTCGGATATTATAGGCACTCCACTGGCGCATAGTGCGTCAATATACCGATAAACTGTCCTTATATTTATTTCTAGCTTTTCGGATATTTGTTTTGCGGTCATTTTCACACCCGAATTCAGCATCCATAAAATGGCCAGCATATTATCGTTTTTTGGCATAACATGAACCCTCCTCTCTCATTAAAGCTCAATCTTTTATAAATATCACTTTATAGTCCCTCTTACCACCTATTATATGCTTATTTCCATTTTATACGTCCCTCTCATATCTTCAAATTCCAGATTTACACATAGTAAATACCATAATGTATGGGTCATTCTGTAAACTAACTCTCTCTTTTAACCGATAAATACATATGCTGGATTTATAATTCCACTTTTTAAACACAACTACAGAAGGAGACACCTATGGAAAATATCGTGACGTACGGTCATATCGAAATCATGCCTTATGAGTTCGTCCGCCTTCATGAACTTAAAATCTTAAAAAC contains these protein-coding regions:
- a CDS encoding helix-turn-helix transcriptional regulator, giving the protein MPKNDNMLAILWMLNSGVKMTAKQISEKLEINIRTVYRYIDALCASGVPIISDTGHHGGYRLLNNFIRAPLLFDMEEKKALLHAAVFAKEAGYPLSEALSNATSKLKKYSNQEQESILSRHLAGFEVINRMGDPSLQPILAELEQAVANEFSVEMDYRTSHEEQPKNRVIDPYGMVYWNNKWYTVAFCHLRNEIRSFRADRILQIKRTPSLFKRPEAFSAREFFMQNLLPDLVGKDGLISLMIEGKSEALDDLCLHWFLGHHLKERTANQAIFLLEEKSLHTYVPYLLLPYGKSIQVIEPQSLKEKLVAVASELVEYYQR